From the genome of Gimesia chilikensis:
TCTGTAACCACTTCCCCTGGAAGGGTGTGGGCATCTGTTTGACTTCTACATTTTTATCTGCCTGAGAAAGCAGTGCCGGCAGCACCAGGAAGGTGGCGATTGCACATAAGATAATTCCACCACCGCCGATGAATCCGAGCTCCGCGATTCCCAGGAAGGGAGTCAGCCCAGCACAGTAGAAAGCCAGAGCCGTCGTCACAGCAGCAGCCACAATTCCGGTCCCCACCGTGCGTGATGTTTTGAGCAGAGCCGGTTCCAGGTCTTCCCCCTGATGCCGCAATTCAATGTAGCGGGCGAGGTAATGGATACCAAAATCGATCCCCAGCCCGATCAGAATCACGGCAAAGGAAACCGAGAGAATATTCAGATGACCGATGGTGAGCGTCGTATAACCGAAGGCCCAGGCCATCCCGGCTGCCAGCATGAGCAGAGTCAGCAGGGGATGACGGATTCCACGAAAACCGAAGAACAGCAGCAGTCCTACCCCGAAACAGGAAATGATTGATGCATTGATCATATCCGACTGCGACTTACGCATTTCGTCATTTTCCAGAACCGGAATTCCAGTCAGACTGATTTTGGCTTCCGGATTCTCAGCAGCGACTTCGCCGATAATGGTCCGCATCTGTTCGATGGCCTGCGTGGCGCCGTCAAAGCCTGTTTCCTTATGCACCGGAAAGACTTTGAGAAAGCCCATTGTGCCGGATTCATTCAACAGGTAAATAATTTCGCGAGACCGTTCGCGCATCCGTTCGTTCACAGCGACAATCGAAGGCCAGGGAGACTGAAAGTCATTCTGGTCTGACAGGTAGCGTGCCATGCTGGATGTCAGTATCGCAGCGTGAGTAAACAGCGGCTCCAGGGACTGATCGCGTTCGGTGCCTCGATAGCTGGCAGACCGGGATTGAATCTGGTAACGCAGGCGATCATACAGCAGATCGACCTGGGTCAGATCCCAGCGACCATTGCGGTAAATCGGACCATATTCATCCAGCCGATTCAGACCAGCCTGCAGCTGTCGCGGAGTTAAATATTGAAGTCCTTTAGAAGGTAAATCGCCTGGGTTAATCTGATAGAGCGGATTCTCAAACAGTTCGGGATGCTGCTCGATTCGCTGCCCCAGGGTCCGCAATACGTATTTAATTGATTCCGGATTCTCTGCTTCGACCACACAGACCAGATCCGAAGAACTGCCGAAGCTCTCGGTGTAATTCATCCATTTCTGATGGAAGGCTGCCGTGGGATCGATCAGATCAGCGCGGTCGGTTTTGAATTCCAGCCTGAAGACGGTCAGCAGGATACAGCCGACGGACACAACCAGGGCCAACGCCAGACTGAGCCGGGCGTGCGTCACCACAAACTGGGTTGTCGCAGCCAGCGCCTCGCCGAGGAATGAGCGTTCCTGATTTTCAGGGGAGAGATTATCCACAGAACACTTCCGTGTGCACCTAAGTCGATCTCTCGTTCGATCTAAACAACCGGGCAGAAGTGAAGGGATCGATTAATTGAGAGCGTTGATCGTATTATGAAGCTATCGATTTTACAGCAATCTCCGTATTGCCGACAACCTGAATCTATCCTGATTTGAGGTTGTAAGTTAATAGATAACCAAACTTTAATCCCATCAGGAATTCGGGTCGCAATAATGTGGATCAGGGAGGGACCTCCCGGTTTGAACACGATATTTTGCCCGATAACAAGAAGTACATCGGCAATCTGGTCTTTCAAAGATCAACATTCTCGGCGAATCCGAGGCTTCCCGGCTGATTTTTTCACAAGATCCGGAAACCCAGAAAAAGAAATAAAATGCGCAAGTCTAATTAAAATGGTGAATTAGCTGAGGTCTCTTGAATCTGGGGAGCAAGCTTATCGGCATTTTGCTGAATCCCACTTGACCCCATTTTCGATTTTTCATAAAAAACCTGCCCCATCGCAATGGTCTGGCGGCTCGCCTTAGCTGTCAGACGTTGTTCACTTCAATGACTCTTTCCAATACCCCTCTCAAAGACTCTCTTTGTAGGACAAGCTCATGTTAAAATGCGTTATTCGTTCAATTCCCGTTGTGGGAGTTACATTGTTCTCGATGGCCGCTGGTTCCGCCCAGGCGCAATGGCTGCCTTTCAACAATTGTAATTCTTGTGCACCGCCGCCGGTGGTTCAGAACTGCTGTCCACAGCCTGTGGTCCAGTGTCCGATCCCGGTGACCCAGACCACCTACCGTCAGGTTCCTGTGACAGAGTATCGACCTGTTCAGCAGACCGTGATGAAACCTGTGGTCGAAACCAAGTACGTAGATCAGCAGGTCACCGCTTATCGCCAGGTTCTGGAACCTCGGACGGTCGACGTACCTTACACGTCTTATCAGAATGTCACTGAGTGCCAGCAGGTACAAAAAGACATGGGTCGCTGGGTGACTCAGCGTCAGTGTATCCCCAAAGTCGCTCCCTGCGAGTACGACAACCGCCCCAACCTCCTGGGCTGGATGAACCGTACCGGGTATTCCATGCGAATGGCATTCACACCCCAATATCGAACCACCCGTCACTACGTACCGAACGTTGTGACTCAAAATGTACCGGTCACCCGTCAGGTTGCCGTACAGCAGACTCGCAAAGTGACTTACAACGTCGCTCGAATGGTGCCTTACACAACGACCCGGAAAGTCGCTGTGAACTCTACTCGCTACGTGAAAACCACTGTAACTGCAATGAAACCAGTGACCGTAATGCGATCCATCCCAACCACTCGGACGGCTTATGTCTATCCATCCAGTGATGGATTTGGTGGCACTGCGACCGCACTGCTGCCCAGTGCCGATCCTTACATGTCTGCAGAAGCACCCCAGACAATTCACCAACGTTCTGCCGAGAACAAAAAGAAGTACGATGATTCGTTCAAAGCAAACGGAGACAAGTACGAGCGTGATCCTGCTTCCGATCCTCGCCGGTCGAGCCTGGACAACGATTCGTCCTTACGTCGCTCTTCTTACCAGGTACCACAGGAATCTACCGCCCCGGCATTCCCCCCCACACGCCGGGCTGGTTACGAACCTGATACTTCCGACAGACCACTGCCTTCGATCGTGCGTGCCAGCGGCTGGACACGCCGGGTCGCTCGTCCGGAGCAGACTGCTCCTGTAGCATCAGGCAGCGACATCTCTGTCGCACAGCGGACACCCTAACTCAAAGTTGGAAAGACATGAGCACTTTGAAGTGCATGGGCTCACTCGTCGAACTTCGTTCGACGAGTGTTTTTTTATGCGCCCAGCAGAAGTTCCTTTACTTCTGCTTCCCGACTTTGGCCCACGTATCACGTAGAGTGACGGTACGATTGAAGACGGGATTTCCTGGTGTCGAATCTTTTGTATCGACACAGAAATATCCCAGTCGTTCAAACTGGAAACGACTTCCCGGTTCAGCTTCTTTCAGCCCTGGTTCGAGCTTGCAACCTGACAGGACCTGCAAAGAGCGGGGATTCAGGTTCGACTTGTAGTCGACTCCTTCGGGCAGATCTTCCGGATCGGGCTGATCGAACAGGTGGTCATACAGTCTGACTTCTGCATCCAGGGCATGCGCTTCTGAGACCCAGTGAATCGTCGCTTTGACTTTCCGACCGTCAGGAGCATCGCCGCCCCTGGTTTCCGGATCGTAGGTGCAACGCAGTTCAACCACTTCACCATCGTCGTCTTTGATGACATCAGTGCAGGTCACAAAGTAGGCGTATCGCAGGCGGACCTCTTTACCCGGTGACAGGCGGAAGAACTTCTTCGGCGGGTCTTCCATAAAGTCGTCACGTTCGATGTAGATCACCTTCGAGAAGGGTACTTTGCGCGTCCCCGCACATTCATCATTCGGATTGTTAATCGCATCCAGTTCTTCAGACGTATCATCGGGATAATTGTCGATCACAACCCGCAAAGGTTTCAAGACTCCCATCACACGGGGGGCGACCTGATTCAGGTGATCCCGCATGCAGTTTTCCAGAACGACCTTATCGGTCATCGAGTTGTACTTGGTCACCCCGATCGTTTTACAGAACTCACGCAGCGCTTCGGGGGTAACGCCGCGACGCCGCATCCCGCAAATGGTGGGCATCCGGGGGTCATCCCATCCGGAAACGTATTTGCCCTGTACCAGT
Proteins encoded in this window:
- a CDS encoding glutamine--tRNA ligase/YqeY domain fusion protein, producing the protein MSTPEEKTSTDFIRTIIQEDNKSGKHDGRVHTRFPPEPNGYLHIGHAKSICLNFGIANENPGGKCNLRFDDTNPEKEDVEYVDSIKEDVRWLGFDWDDREFYASDYFDQLYDFAVTLIKKGKAYACDLPADKMREYRGTATEPGKPSPGRSRSVEENLDLFERMKNGEFKEGEYVLRAKIDLASPNFHMRDPVIYRVRHVHHHRTGDKWCIYPMYDYTHCISDSIEKITHSICTLEFEDHRPLYDWILDELEIFHPQQIEFARLNMTYTVMSKRKLLELVQGKYVSGWDDPRMPTICGMRRRGVTPEALREFCKTIGVTKYNSMTDKVVLENCMRDHLNQVAPRVMGVLKPLRVVIDNYPDDTSEELDAINNPNDECAGTRKVPFSKVIYIERDDFMEDPPKKFFRLSPGKEVRLRYAYFVTCTDVIKDDDGEVVELRCTYDPETRGGDAPDGRKVKATIHWVSEAHALDAEVRLYDHLFDQPDPEDLPEGVDYKSNLNPRSLQVLSGCKLEPGLKEAEPGSRFQFERLGYFCVDTKDSTPGNPVFNRTVTLRDTWAKVGKQK